A single Mixophyes fleayi isolate aMixFle1 chromosome 2 unlocalized genomic scaffold, aMixFle1.hap1 SUPER_2_unloc_3, whole genome shotgun sequence DNA region contains:
- the SMIM12 gene encoding small integral membrane protein 12 — protein MLPILWALTRTYAPYITLPVAFVVGAVGYHLERFIRGSPQQTVEEQSILEKREERALQEAAGCDPTKVISLKEKLEFKPKAVLYCNRQEKS, from the coding sequence ATGTTGCCTATACTATGGGCTCTCACAAGGACCTACGCTCCATATATCACTCTTCCAGTGGCATTTGTGGTGGGTGCTGTAGGATACCACCTGGAGAGGTTTATCCGTGGAAGCCCACAACAGACTGTAGAAGAACAGAGCATTCTagaaaagagagaagaaagagcCTTACAGGAGGCAGCAGGATGTGATCCTACTAAGGTCATCAGTTTGAAGGAAAAGTTGGAATTTAAACCTAAAGCTGTTCTTTATTGCAACAGACAGGAGAAAAGCTAA